One region of Rattus norvegicus strain BN/NHsdMcwi chromosome 13, GRCr8, whole genome shotgun sequence genomic DNA includes:
- the Ccdc181 gene encoding coiled-coil domain-containing protein 181 yields MDEDKGIDSKESGEYEDDFEKDLEWLINDKEKSNGSMIEVACKKEDDLDQELKEKETETELGPQLSDPDKPPKDEALPRRNDFISVPSIQPLDPISDSDSENSFQDSKPENQKDLEDEEDEEVRRYIMEKIIEANKLLQTQEPVNDKRERKLKFKDKLVDLEVPPLEDSDTCKVLLENETNMSGKLSQLCISGDLGQESMLMSVTNGGCEENDRKILVERDGKFELMNLQDIESQGFLPPISSANGMEHESSQLPLRSANLSVGGIKKEEPEAKIHIMTLSQAGEPLAQVPQPPANPKNRPSSAANPDLNKKTRRSSHRIQSAGVSPVTSTYCLSPRQKELQKQLERKRERLKREEEQRKLEEENEKKKENEMVFKAWLQKKREQVVEMRRVQRAKQIEDMSSRQVNRDPQQAFRLWLKKKHEEQMKERKTEELRKQEECLFFLRGTEGRERAFRQWLRRKQIEKIAEQQAVKERARQLRLEARRSKQLQSGLYSVPEAKAFRFTDHYN; encoded by the exons ATGGATGAAGATAAAGGTATTGATTCAAAAGAGAGTGGAGAAtatgaagatgactttgaaaaggACCTGGAGTGGTTGATCAATGATAAAGAGAAGAGTAATGGCAGCATGATAGAG GTGGCTTGCAAGAAGGAAGACGATCTTGACCAGGAattaaaagagaaggaaacagaaacagaactcGGCCCACAGCTCTCTGATCCAGATAAACCTCCAAAGGATGAGGCCTTGCCCAGAAGAAATGACTTCATTTCTGTCCCGAGTATTCAGCCGTTGGATCCCATATCAGACTCAGACAGTGAGAACTCCTTCCAGGACTCCAAACCAGAAAACCAGAAAGACctggaggatgaagaggatgaggaagtaAGGAGATACATTATGGAGAAAATTATAGAGGCTAACAAGCTTCTACAGACTCAGGAACCTGTGAATGATAAAAGGGAGCGGAAACTGAAGTTCAAAGACAAATTAGTTGATCTGGAAGTCCCACCTTTAGAAGACAGTGACACTTGTAAAGTTCTCTTAGAAAACGAGACCAATATGTCTGGAAAACTGTCACAGTTATGTATTTCTGGTGACTTAGGCCAAGAGAGTATGCTCATGTCAGTTACTAATGGCGGCTGTGAAGAAAACGATAGGAAGATACTGGTGGAAAGAGATGGGAAGTTTGAACTTATGAACCTACAGGACATTGAGAGTCAGGGGTTCCTGCCCCCCATTAGCAGTGCTAATGGTATGGAACATGAGTCCTCACAGTTGCCCCTCAGGTCTGCCAACCTGTCTGTCGGCGGCATCAAGAAAGAAGAGCCCGAGGCAAAGATTCACATCATGACTCTCTCTCAAGCAGGAGAGCCATTGGCTCAAGTCCCTCAGCCACCAGCCAACCCCAAGAACCGTCCAAGCTCTGCTGCCAACCCAGATCTAAATAAAAAAACCAGGAGATCCAGTCACAGGATACAGTCAGCGGGTGTCTCTCCAGTGACCTCGACATACTGTCTTTCACCAAGACAGAAGGAACTCCAGAAACAGCTAGAACGAAAGCGTGAAAGGCTGAAGAGGGAG gAAGAACAGCGTAAGctagaggaggagaatgagaagaaaaaggagaacgAGATGGTGTTTAAAGCATGGCTGCAGAAGAAGAGAGAGCAGGTGGTAGAAATGCGGCGAGTTCAGCGAGCGAAGCAGATCGAAGACATGAGCAGCAGA CAAGtgaacagagacccacagcaagcTTTTCGACTATGGCTTAAGAAAAAGCATGAGGAGcagatgaaagaaaggaagactgaGGAGCTGAGAAAGCAAGAGGAGTGTTTGTTCTTTCTGAGAGGAACAGAGGGCCGCGAGAGGGCCTTTAGACA ATGGCTCAGAAGGAAACAGATAGAGAAAATAGCAGAGCAGCAGGCTGTCAAAGAGAGAGCGCGGCAGCTCCGACTGGAAGCTCGGCGCTCCAAACAACTGCAGAGCGGCCTGTACAGTGTGCCCGAGGCCAAGGCTTTCCGCTTCACCGACCACTACAACTGA
- the Blzf1 gene encoding golgin-45: MEKMTTLKSFESKGILTSTPIRGAGDGMETEEPPKSVEVTHGVQPINQHVLPSPRKKVPSDSPGVLQLGKILNEKTVEVEAVRIFVPKAAITHDIPTKSAKVKSLGHHREELHNQSEVVTDPRKELSEVKKVLEKLKNSERRLLQDKEGLSNQLRVQTEVNRELKKLLVASVGDDPQYHFERLAREKNQLILENEALGRNTAQLSEQLERMSIQCDVWRSKFLASRVMADELTNFRVVLQHQNRDAQSAIQDLLSEREQFRQEMISTQKFLEELLVSLQWGREQTYSPNTQPHSTADLALTNHRLAEAVHAHLLGNVGISHPKRTPATAEVCSTPAEKMAEKVLRILDPVACTESSPDNAFAESTLLTTKKNIGRFHPYTRYENITFNCCSHCQGELLAL, translated from the exons ATGGAAAAAATGACTACTCTTAAAAGTTTTGAAAGCAAAG GCATCCTTACTTCGACCCCAATCCGAGGAGCAGGAGATGGAATGGAAACAGAGGAGCCCCCTAAGTCTGTTGAAGTCACCCATGGAGTCCAACCCATAAATCAGCATGTCCTTCCAAGTCCACGTAAGAAAGTCCCCTCAGACAGCCCAGGTGTTCTTCAGCTGGGGAAGATTCTTAATGAAAAAACAGTGGAAGTCGAAGCTGTCAGAATATTTGTTCCCAAAGCTGCTATCACTCACGACATCCCCACCAAGAGTGCAAAGGTTAAGTCCCTAGGACATCACAGAGAAGAGCTCCACAATCAATCAGAGGTGGTCACAGACCCAAGGAAGGAACTCTCAGAGGTCAAGAAGGTTTTGGAAAAGCTCAAGAATTCTGAAAGGAGGCTACTTCAGGACAAAGAAGGTCTTTCAAATCAGCTCCGAGTACAGACAGAG GTAAATCGTGAGTTAAAAAAGTTGCTTGTGGCTTCTGTTGGGGATGACCCACAGTATCACTTTGAACGTCTAGCCCGGGAGAAAAACCAGCTCATCTTAGAAAATGAAGCACTCGGTCGGAACACAGCCCAGCTCTCTGAACAGCTGGAACGGATGTCAATACAGTGCGATGTTTGGAGAAGTAAATTCCTTGCAAGCAG GGTGATGGCAGATGAATTAACAAACTTCAGAGTAGTTCTACAGCATCAGAACCGAGATGCCCAGAGCGCTATCCAGGATCTCCTGAGTGAAAGAGAACAGTTCCGTCAGGAAATGATCTCCACCCAGAA ATTTTTGGAAGAACTCTTGGTCTCCTTACAGTGGGGGAGAGAACAGACATACTCCCCTAACACACAGCCCCACAGCACGGCAGACCTAGCACTCACAAACCACAGGCTGGCAGAGGCGGTGCACGCTCATCTGCTGGGAAACGTTGGCATCAGCCATCCGAAGAGgactccagcaacagcagaagTCTGCAGTACCCCAGCTGAGAAGATGGCTGAAAAG GTTCTGCGGATTTTGGATCCAGTTGCCTGTACAGAAAGCTCTCCGGACAATGCATTTGCCGAATCCACATTACTcactacaaagaaaaatattggaCGTTTCCATCCCTATACCAGATATGAAAATATAACTTTCAATTGCTGCAGTCACTGCCAGGGGGAGCTCCTTGCTCTCTAG